In the Phyllopteryx taeniolatus isolate TA_2022b chromosome 1, UOR_Ptae_1.2, whole genome shotgun sequence genome, ACCTGCACGAAGGGGTCGGCTCTTACTGTCCCTCAGGTGCATGACGGGCGGCGGCAAGGAGTTAAAATACAGGTGTTCCAGGGCATCTGCCGCTGAGATCCGGTCTGCAGGCGGCAGCATGAGCATCTTCTGAACTAGGTCTTCAGTTTTGTATGGGAGTCGACTCAACCTGATCCAGATCAACCAGATCCGCTTAGATAACCCATAATGTCACTGGAATGTTAGTTAGAATAAGAGAACCTCGTATTTTATGAGCAGTGTGTTAGCACATTAGTGTGTTCAAAGTATTTCTTTTGGGGAGACTTTTCCTTTCTCACCTTTTCCACACAGAGCGAATTGGCTTCAGTTTACAGGAAAGAGACCAATCTGTAACAACAAAGATCAtagcaaactaaaaaaaacaaagatcaaCTGTCATGTGATCATTCCAGGGGGCCCTGGAAAAAAGTACATAGGACCATGTACTTTTTTCTTGGGTCCCTGTCAGTCATGCTGCTTTCCAGTACTGTATGAAATTTCTGCGCAGAAGTGGAACAACTAGGGCGCACGAGAACAATGATGTCTTACTAGCGGCATTTTTTCCCAACTCCTtctttccactactgtatgacattttctGCTCACtagcaaaataattgttttactaGTGACGTTTTTCTGCTACTGCCTTCCCCTAATGTAAGAAATTGCTGTGCAGTACTAGAAACtcttaattttaacatttttccaCGACTGACTTCtaatactgtatgacatttatgCACAGTAGTAGAATAACTGCACtacgttccaaattattatgcaaatatataatatatatatatatatatataattttgtgtgcatgtgttctcGACAAATatagatgattcttcttcttcaggtgGAACtgacacatccaatatggcgaaGGTGCTGATTTATCACAATGGGCTAACCCACTCAAGGCAGCCTCTATGGATCGATGTCTATGGAGCACACAGGAAGTGGGTATGACAAGACCAGACTGACCCGGCTGATAATTGGGCAGCCGGCTGACTCCGGGCCAGCTCTCCTCTAATGGGATTCCAAGCACCTGCAGGGACACAAAAGTGTCAAGGCTTTGTCAAGGATCGCCTTTGTCACCTGCATCTGTGCAGCTAAGTTAATAAAATTCATtactttatttcattaaaaggGAATTTGATTAAAAGAGGAAAAATGTTTGCTCTACCGACCATCCAGATTTTCTGGAGCTGGTCGAACACATCTGTGACTCCTGGAAATGCCGGCGAACCTTGCAGCATCTCTACGAAGATGCAACCAGCGCCCCTGGACACAGATGGAAGTAATTGCAAGTCATgggtctcaagtcttaaccttcaccAGTCACcctactgtggcaaaaatcaatcAAGCCATGTCGAGGCCTATGCTTCTACTGTAAATACATTCTACGTTTAacgataattgctgaaaacgtgcataCTCTGAGAACTAAGTACTGCAGGACTCATTTGTAGAGATGTAGTGGTCAAATGTTTTTCACCGTTTCAGTTTtcctgtttatatgtgccatgtgattggctggcggcgagttcagggtgtgccccgcctctcggccgaagatagctgggataggctccagcatgcccgcggccccttgtgaggataaagcggtacagaaaatggatggctggatggatgatatttttggggtgtggctaAAATGGGGCACAGTGACACACTTGGGCCCCTGGCAAGAGTCAGTCACCTCTCCCCCACTATcaaagaacttgagcgcctttgtTCGCATCAGCGGTTATGCGCCGCACTTGCAACGTGCAGCCTACACCCAGAAAATGCATCTCCCCTTCAGCGGAATAGCAAGGAGAGGGGAATTTGACAGTGTGACGGTGTGAGGACAGGGGTTTCGCACTGACAAAGCAGCTTTAGAGTGCCTAGTTGCGAttcggtgggatatattccagccattgGTGGCTTTAAGCTGATTTTTACAGTTAAAACATGTCGCTATGTGTTGGTATAAGAAAGATGGtagacaaagtagcatccatttttctaggTCGAAGTTGTGGTATTtctttgacagttgacagttgagtgTGGCGTGATTTCAATACATTCAGAACTTCAGACAGCATCTGAGTGTGGAGAGAATggccattattatttttcaccattatGAAGCCTTAGTTTATATAaatttggtgattttttttagcagggttgttaacaaacACTCTTCTCTGCGGTGTGTGTcgaatttaaaatgtaattgactTAAAGTCTAACTCAAGTCCATCACCTCTGCCCCTGACACACACCATAAATGTATTTCTAGTGTTTCTGATCTCAATGGTGTTCTGACCATTTACTCGAAGCCAAGACTCACCAGATATCCAGTGCTGTCGAGTAATCTGTAGATCCCAGCAGGACATCAGGCGGGCGGTACCACAACGTCACCACATCGGAGGAGAAGCTCTGACAGGGGATAGATTTGGAACGAGCCAGACCTGCACGTGGAACCACAAAGTGGGTCTATATCGTCACAGCAACAGGACGTGCAGCAGGTAGAGTCCACATATAGAAACCAACCAAAATCGGCCAGTTTGAGTTCTCCCAAGTAGCTGATGAGCAGGTTCTGGGGCTTCAGGTCTCGATGGAGGATCCGGCGGTTGTGGATGAAGGTGAGACCACGCAGCAACTGGAACATGAAGACCTACGAGCAGAAGATCCATTTCATCTGATCTAGACTGGTGTAGCCAGTCTGCTTCAAggataaacacattttttatgtatttatttcgaaACCCTCAAGAAGAAATTCCACTTGCACTCTGCCATTTTTTTCAGAGGTGGGATTGGCAATAAATATTgacaatgaatggatgaatgcatAGGGACTCATACCCGCACATTATGAGAGTGTAGACCTCCAGGATGCTGGTTCATGTACTGGGCCAAGTCCGTCTGCTGCAATCACACGCATGAACAAGTGAACGTCTGCTGGTGCCTGAAGCCCATGACAGTGTATGCCACCACCTGCGGGTCATACGAGGGCATCGTACCACGTATTCGAAAACGAAGGTGAGCGAGTCTCTGGCGTGAATGATGTCATGCAGGAGGACGATGTTGGCGTGCTTCAGGCCTTTGAGCAGTGAGGCTGTGcgcgcaagcacacacacacacaaaaacacacgcacatgcgcgcacacagaAGAAGTGCTCTATTGTCACACTGTCAATGAATCACAATATTCGACACTGACACTGACACACACTGGATCAGTCAAAGGGGAGCAGAGCAGGGGGATTGGATTGACATATGTATACCCCCTCTAAAAGTGCAACGAGGACAATTCTTTTAGTTGTGCTGTGGATTAacaacatttgggtttgacagcAAAGGACGACTTCTTATTCATCTTTTAATGCAGAGCTGGGCAAACGTTTGTGCTCGAGGACAGATAGTCCAGGTCATCTGCcaatgaggtttaaaaaaaaaaaaaaaaaagaatctaatgtgtattttaaatatgtggaacagtttattttattaattaaatatgaatTCTCATATCTTCAGTGAAtagtattatttatatttaatttcattctAATTAATTAGGCAATAATGTAAtagaacaaatgtaaaaaaaaaaaaaaaaaaggttaaaatgtgtatgtaaaataaaatatttttgaaataaaattagaACATTTGGATCATTCAGAATTTATGTTactgcttattttatttttatgtacaataaatcaattaaaattagataaatgaatacacactgaataaatacattttaactactGATTGTGCAGTGGTACACTTGggagcgtgggttcagttcctccATGCTGAAGCAGGAATTAGATGATTTTTTCATGCCATTAAATTATCCTGAATTGAATGTTATTTACTCTTATGTAACTCATTagacttgtatttttattaggGCTTTCAAAATTAAAGCGTTAATTCATGATaaatcaccccaaaaaaatggtattaataatgtattaactcagattaatcgcccaatttattttgaccacacacgctcctttaccttaaccgtggatggatatctgaaatgcgGTGCTGGGTGCTATaaggtcagtgatcaggtcaTTGCTTACGCCGGTGTAAAGATGAGAATAAGGAGACTCCGACAGGTGTGCTTGATGCCAAATTCTCCATCAAAAGTCACCCCGATGGGAAAACAAAGTCGTATAATCTGTCTGTGGTGCAGCGCTGAACTCTCTTTTCACCGAagcacaaaaagttaaaaataccatctcaaagcaaaatgtggcaCTCTGTGTGGTATATTTGGCACCTGTtaataatcacgattaatcaaaattcaagTGTGCTCAAtctgattaaaaacattaatcGATTGACAGCCCTAATGTTTCTGCTAATAAACACCTAAATCAATATGAAAGATATGAGTAATGGCCAGTCAAAAGGTGAGtgctgtacctttttttttttttttacaatgtgcaaagtgtgtgtgtgtttgtgtgttgcttATTACCTTCTCTGATGGCAGTGAACGGCATGCCCTCCTCTGTCTTTGTCTGGATCACCTTCAGCGCCACAAGCTGCCCGTTGATCCTCCACACACCAAggaagcatcatcatcatcatcatcatcatcatcaacaaaaacaacatcatcatcttcatcataatcagcagcagcagctccctGTGCACCCATCACCACTGAAATTCacaggtgggaagtaacaaagcaAAACTATTTTGTTGCTGTGCTTAAGTAGATTTCTCAGGCTTCTGTACTttgggtatttatttttctgatgatttTTTATGTtgactccctacatttgaaaagagataagtgtactttctactcattgtcaaaataggctaGTTACTTTTTCAACCTTGACagatgacatgaaaaaaaagaacgaaATAGAAAAAGGTCAAGTCAACCACAGTTGAGAGTTTGAGCTTTCTAATCTGAAAAACACATCCAGTGGCGACTTGATTTACGAATTTAATTCTCACCGTGAACATGCTCATAACTCGTAACTTGTATTCAAAACATTTATCCCAATAGAGCCACtgttcctcacaagggtcgcgggcgtgctggagcctattccagctaacatcgggcaggaggcggggtacaccctgaactggttgccagccaaacacagggcacattcacactcacattcacacctacgggcaatttagagttgtcaattaacctaccatgcatgtttttgggatgtgggaggaaaccggagtgcccggagaaaacccacgcaggcacggggagaacatgcaaactccacacaggcggggccggggattgaaccccggtcctcaaaactgtgaggcagacgctctaaccagtcgtccaccgtgccgcctacatacaataatccatccatccattttctgagccgcttctcctcactagggtcgcgggcgtgctggagcctatcccagctgtcatcgggcaggaggcggggtacaccctgaactggttgccagccaatcgcagggcacataggaacaaacaaccattcgcactcacagtcatgcctacgggcaatttagagtctccaattcatgcatgtttttggaatgtgggaggaaaccggagtgcccggagaaaacccacgcaggcacggggagaacatgcaaactccacacaggaggggccggggattgaacccgggtcctcagaactgtgaggctgacgctctaaccagtcggccaccgtgccgctacatacaataataacataattaaataagaatgtaaagaattaaacagtttgtgtatcATGATAATTGATTTTGTGGCACTTCTTcatgtgtgtgcgccttggccatcGGGGGCAATATATTGCAACACAGAAGaagttgttcatgtttttgacagaggataaagaatatatgcctatgtAAATCTATGCTCTGTTTACATGTGTGGCTACTgcttgtgtttaaatgtgttttttcaagGTTTATAATGATCACAACATTGATGCTAggttcgttagcctgtctatgacgTTTTGCATcatgcgttagcattaagccagcaGACTTGAAAAAACGTTTGTGGTTTtagttaaatataaaatatgtaattctttttgtcttatgtttagttttacagtaaaggTCAACTGGGACTTGAAGTAATTGACAgtagaaaataatttttctttttttctttactgttgTTTTAGTTCATTTCAGTCTCCACCTTTTTAGTTTTACTTAACTAgatgagttgaatcagtacttattaggccttttttttaaacatctgtatctgtatctgtacttctaagTAATCACATCAAGCACCTTAAAATTTGACACCCAGTCATGTGACTTCTGACCTGCTGATGCCTTTATAAACGGATGCGTATGAGCCTTCACCAACTTTCTCCAGGCTCACGTATGAGTTGGCTGTTCCAAACTGAAGACCTGGTTTctgatcccaaacacacacacgcacacacacacacacacacacacacacacgcacgctatTGTAGCACAGGCCTCTACTTCAGTGGTGCCGCTAAACGTCACCTGAGTCGTGAAATTGATGATGGGTGTCAGCTGACCCAAATGAAGGGGTCCTGGCAGTTTTTCTGGCTCCATGGGTCACTGTTACTACGGCCTCGCTGCACCCGAAGCCGTCGCATCTGCAGTGTGTGGAACCAGTGAGGCTGCGGGCCAGAACTGTCCGGATCCAGCTGGGCCATGCAGACAGAAAGTTGAAAAAACatcttaaatttaaaagaaaaatcgaAGAAACCAAGTGAACAGAAGGGaatgcaatattaaaaaaatgcattcatccatccattttctgtaccgctttagtAGGGTCAGAAGTCAGCTTTAGCCTATGCCAGCTAGggttgcaaaggggtggaaaatttCTGCAAATTTTTCCTGGGAAGTTAAGCTGTGGAATTTTGGAAAGACAGCGATTCCCAACTGTTTAGATGCCAACactgtagatgccacaagatggtgacaaagcactAGTTTGGTCTAAATGAAAATCCCCAATTCTCTTCAGCATAGTTTATTGGCATcaagatgccataagatggcgACAAAGttatacttttattgctttggcctgaagACAAAGGTGAATAAGTGTTTCAGGGTGTAACGGAGGATAGGTTAAAAACTAAATCCgccaataggtgaatttgtgaatatacGTGGATTCATTGTATTACAAATTAGAAACTTTACATGGGAATTAATTGGGAATTGAGGATAATTAGATGAAAGACAATGTACAGTGTTCAATGAACCTATAAATGTtctcggaatgtgggaggaaaccagagtacccggggaaaacctcTGGGAAAAAATTGCcacctccacacaggaaggccagagccccgATTCAAAACCGcatcctcagcactgtgaggtggatgtgccaGCTACTTGTCAACCGTGCCTCAATATAAAACATCGAACAGacaaatccagaaaacatgAAGCAGCTGAAAGTATATTGGAAGCACTCAACTAGTGTGGATACCAGATACCTCAGCAGCCGGCAGCGATGAAGAACTCTTGCTCTTCTCGACGCTCCTTtcctccattttcaacacctccacctgttccccctccccctcctcttcctctccctctCCTGGTCCTATGCCCCCCTCATTCTCCGCTCCCCTGCCACAGCAGCACCTCCTCATCCAGCCGTCCATCGCTGcttgttcttcttctgctgctgctcatATGACCAACATGCTGTCTGGAGGAGAGCAAACACGGTCTCATGACTACTTCTTCACTCCCCCCTTTGCGTCCCCCCAGGCAGGAGAACAACAGTGTCATTCAACATGCGGGATATTGCTGCACTCCAGTGGACACAGTCAAGAACTTCCCTCAagtacacccatccatccattttctattccactTGTCCAATGTCTAGTAGTGGAAAATAATACTTCaggactgtccatccatccattttcctttccgcttctcctcaccagggtcacgggcgAGCTGAAGCgtagcccagctatcttcggacgagaggcagggtacaacccgaactggtcggcagtcaatcgcagggcacatagaaacaaacaatctttCGCACCTTCAGGCAATTtcgagtcgtcaattaacctacaatgtctgtttttggagtgtgggaggaaaccggagtgcccggagaaaacccacccaggcacgcagagaacatgcaaactccacacaggcgaggccggatttgaacccgggtccacagaactgtgaggcagaagtggtAACCAGTTTCAACCGTGCAGCCTACTTCAGTACTGTTTAAGTATATTTTTCAGATAtctatactttgtttttattttttggacgactttttacttttgacatTCTTTTCATGTGCAGTTTTGAGTCTTGCAATACATGCATACGTGTGTGGGAGGAAGGAAGCATACCCGTAGTAAACCCGAGAACGTGGAGGACATGCAAACGCTGCACAGGAAACcctgagccaagatttgaacgcATTTCCCCTCCACTTGGCTGCCTCAATTACAATATttgggtaattatttttttacggaAATCTGTGATGTGGTCCAAACGGTGGTTGTTTAATGATGACCAACAGGGGGCAGTATGACTATGTACGTATAATACAGAACCAGTGTGTGTGGTTACTGTCACCATCGTGAGACTGTATTTACTGTGCTAGccaattgtttttgaaataacattttaacattaactgtcatacaagtgtaaaaatgagtTAACTGCTGTTAATAGCAATACATAAAAACAGCGGTACCAATACAAACAAGTGAGCGGCATGAAGGTGAACGTGCTTAAAGATTAAACACAGCTGACTTACATTCCGTCCAAGCTCATGTACTTATGTTACGTTATGttcttttattattgtcaaCTCACTGTTGACTTCGTGATATTGTATCAGCATCAGCCAGGActtccccacccccccccaaaaaatgtaatgtgtattttaatgatgaataaaaacataccatacagtaattacataattcAATAAAATCTAATGGTCAATATGCTACTTCTTCTGGTGTACGTGCCTTGGCCATCTGGGCTCAGTTTTCTTCAAAGATGGCACCTTTGCGTTCTAAACCTGTTACAAGACCTCtgctaaatatttcattttaatttgtatttttccaccCATTTTTGTCAGTCAATATTCATTCCAGGGCGTGTGGACCTGTTGTGGACGTGTTTTGGGCATTTTTGTTCACGACATTCATTTGAGGAGAATATCAGCACTTTGATGGTTGCGCCCACACGTTTGCAACAGCAGCATTTTGATCGAGGAGAATGTCGGCGCTATTGGACTGATGCCGCGTGATGGTACGGCCGCAGGGTGCTTGTTGTTTTGTGCCTTAATGGGCAGCATTTTTGCAACAGTCCCCGTTTTTGTTAAGCGGAATATCTCTTACAATCTCaataaagtatctatctatctatctatctatctatctatctatctatctatctatctatctatctatctatctatctatctatctatctatctatctatctatctatctatctatctatctatctatctatctatctatctatctatctatctatctatctatctatctatcgatctatctatctatctatctatctatcgcttTGGTACAGCCGCAGCTATTGGGAAAGCACTACATGAACAAAGTTGAGCATCATACAGAAATACGCATGCAGGGGACATCGCAACTCCTCAGCTACTACTtgttgttcttcgcagaggaggGATAGATGTTGAAGCTATAGGATAGATGTTAGCATATGTCGCATTTTGTGTTAGCTTTAgaattaagctagtggacttgcCGGCTAagctatgtgattgttttaaaaagataacatttaattctttctctttttatgtttagttcAACAGTAAACAAGatggagtggcaataaacagcttgaagcttccttttttgaagaattcttcACTGAttctctgccaaactgctgctcgttgtgaagtgagttgagttc is a window encoding:
- the cdk15 gene encoding cyclin-dependent kinase 15 isoform X1, yielding MEERSVEKSKSSSSLPAAELDPDSSGPQPHWFHTLQMRRLRVQRGRSNSDPWSQKNCQDPFIWKPGLQFGTANSYVSLEKVGEGSYASVYKGISRINGQLVALKVIQTKTEEGMPFTAIREASLLKGLKHANIVLLHDIIHARDSLTFVFEYVQTDLAQYMNQHPGGLHSHNVRVFMFQLLRGLTFIHNRRILHRDLKPQNLLISYLGELKLADFGLARSKSIPCQSFSSDVVTLWYRPPDVLLGSTDYSTALDIWGAGCIFVEMLQGSPAFPGVTDVFDQLQKIWMVLGIPLEESWPGVSRLPNYQPDWSLSCKLKPIRSVWKRLSRLPYKTEDLVQKMLMLPPADRISAADALEHLYFNSLPPPVMHLRDSKSRPLRAGGHCDHLASRVNLLSFPSHVHLQGGRRPFGDRVPQHLQS
- the cdk15 gene encoding cyclin-dependent kinase 15 isoform X3, which gives rise to MRRLRVQRGRSNSDPWSQKNCQDPFIWKPGLQFGTANSYVSLEKVGEGSYASVYKGISRINGQLVALKVIQTKTEEGMPFTAIREASLLKGLKHANIVLLHDIIHARDSLTFVFEYVQTDLAQYMNQHPGGLHSHNVRVFMFQLLRGLTFIHNRRILHRDLKPQNLLISYLGELKLADFGLARSKSIPCQSFSSDVVTLWYRPPDVLLGSTDYSTALDIWGAGCIFVEMLQGSPAFPGVTDVFDQLQKIWMVLGIPLEESWPGVSRLPNYQPDWSLSCKLKPIRSVWKRLSRLPYKTEDLVQKMLMLPPADRISAADALEHLYFNSLPPPVMHLRDSKSRPLRAGGHCDHLASRVNLLSFPSHVHLQGGRRPFGDRVPQHLQS
- the cdk15 gene encoding cyclin-dependent kinase 15 isoform X2 codes for the protein MEERSVEKSKSSSSLPAAELDPDSSGPQPHWFHTLQMRRLRVQRGRSNSDPWSQKNCQDPFIWKPGLQFGTANSYVSLEKVGEGSYASVYKGISRINGQLVALKVIQTKTEEGMPFTAIREASLLKGLKHANIVLLHDIIHARDSLTFVFEYVQTDLAQYMNQHPGGLHSHNVRVFMFQLLRGLTFIHNRRILHRDLKPQNLLISYLGELKLADFGLARSKSIPCQSFSSDVVTLWYRPPDVLLGSTDYSTALDIWGAGCIFVEMLQGSPAFPGVTDVFDQLQKIWMVLGIPLEESWPGVSRLPNYQPDWSLSCKLKPIRSVWKRLSRLPYKTEDLVQKMLMLPPADRISAADALEHLYFNSLPPPVMHLRDTMSIFKVAGVHLETEFRNTFNPSERVKPSFLPNAKFW
- the cdk15 gene encoding cyclin-dependent kinase 15 isoform X4, with the translated sequence MEERSVEKSKSSSSLPAAELDPDSSGPQPHWFHTLQMRRLRVQRGRSNSDPWSQKNCQDPFIWKPGLQFGTANSYVSLEKVGEGSYASVYKGISRINGQLVALKVIQTKTEEGMPFTAIREASLLKGLKHANIVLLHDIIHARDSLTFVFEYVQTDLAQYMNQHPGGLHSHNVRVFMFQLLRGLTFIHNRRILHRDLKPQNLLISYLGELKLADFGLARSKSIPCQSFSSDVVTLWYRPPDVLLGSTDYSTALDIWGAGCIFVEMLQGSPAFPGVTDVFDQLQKIWMVLGIPLEESWPGVSRLPNYQPDWSLSCKLKPIRSVWKSDIMGYLSGSG